Proteins from a single region of Synchiropus splendidus isolate RoL2022-P1 chromosome 3, RoL_Sspl_1.0, whole genome shotgun sequence:
- the LOC128756400 gene encoding transmembrane protein 151B isoform X1: MPTEEETAAAEEPILEDGSGREQQRPVQQSLASSLCRESHWKCLLLTLLMYGCFATLAWCALCRVPVLGSASLHLGTDDDAAAAAYYHDILHLESPCSSGYVYIPLAFLAMLYVVYLVECWHCFSKTAMLANAEFQEVYERVQKLQQATPCIWWKAISYHYVRRTRQVTRYRNGDAYTTTQVYHERVNTHASSSEFDYARYGVKDVSKELLDLQLHPAVRLRFTKCFSFSSARAEAAYLTQRARFFGENEGLDDYMEAREGMHLKNVDFREHILAFPDPTHQPWFSRHKVFWLASVLLLSWPLRVVSEYRTAYVHYHVEKLFGEDEDSSNGNGPAGGGRGEGTEGGTENGVHSGGVVIGLNGSSYRAISRVNTVDMTELEWHIRCNQQMVPSYSEALLMDLDNGGGTNNAAVTPVSGPPGGLNPELARPPLALPVVLNSAYLLQSCPRCRRTTSSSSLPSRLRAPMGTTALLNATVAGIRAAGQGGGTIGGRLVLSRSGFSLGRLGGVRQNSLFHSRSMGGGLAGSREEGTGSGAERGSGGGFLGLGSRQDNEETRGVLEGEGDDDEEEEEEEQLEEVRRREARDRGGETEQDGEAAGEAREGERDRPPSYQDAFFFPVLIIHGDESCHAGDAV, translated from the exons aTGCCGACGGAGGAGGAGACGGCCGCCGCGGAGGAGCCCATCCTGGAGGACGGCTCGGGACGGGAGCAG CAGCGACCAGTGCAGCAGTCTCTGGCTTCCTCCTTGTGCCGGGAGTCCCACTGGAAGTGCCTCCTACTGACCCTCCTCATGTACGGCTGCTTTGCCACGCTGGCCTGGTGTGCGCTCTGTCGCGTCCCCGTCCTGGGCTCCGCATCCCTGCACCTGGGCACTGACGATGACGCTGCAGCAGCCGCTTACTACCATGACATCCTTCACCTGGAGAGCCCCTGCTCCAGCGGCTACGTCTACATTCCGCTGGCCTTCCTGGCCATGTTGTACGTCGTCTACTTGGTGGAGTGCTGGCACTGCTTCTCAAAGACCGCCATGCTGGCGAATGCTGAGTTCCAG gaagtgtATGAGCGCGTGCAGAAGCTCCAGCAGGCCACGCCCTGTATCTGGTGGAAGGCCATCAGCTACCACTATGTGAGGAGGACCAGACAGGTGACCAGGTATCGCAACGGAGACGCTTACACAACCACACAG GTTTACCACGAACGGGTCAACACTCATGCCTCCAGCTCAGAGTTTGACTACGCCCGCTACGGAGTCAAAGACGTGTCTAAGGAGCTGCTGGACCTGCAGCTGCATCCTGCTGTCCGGCTGAGATTCACCAAATGTTTCAG cttctccAGTGCTCGAGCAGAAGCAGCCTACCTCACCCAG AGGGCGCGCTTCTTTGGTGAGAACGAAGGTTTGGACGACTACATGGAGGCCAGAGAGGGAATGCACCTGAAGAATGTGGACTTCCGTGAGCACATCCTGGCGTTCCCAGATCCAACCCACCAGCCCTGGTTTTCCCGTCACAAAGTGTTCTGGCTGGCGTCGGTCCTGCTGCTGTCCTGGCCGCTCCGTGTGGTGTCCGAGTACCGTACCGCCTACGTGCACTACCACGTGGAGAAGCTGTTCGGCGAAGACGAAGATTCCAGCAACGGCAACGGCCCAGCAGGAGGCGGGCGAGGGGAGGGTACCGAGGGTGGCACTGAGAACGGCGTCCACTCGGGTGGTGTGGTGATCGGACTGAACGGCTCCAGTTACCGGGCCATTTCCCGGGTCAACACGGTGGACATGACGGAGCTGGAGTGGCACATTCGCTGCAACCAGCAGATGGTGCCCAGTTATTCAGAGGCTCTTCTCATGGACTTGGACAATGGTGGGGGGACCAACAACGCGGCTGTCACGCCTGTCTCCGGGCCACCAGGCGGCCTGAACCCAGAGCTGGCCCGACCTCCACTGGCCCTGCCTGTGGTTCTCAACTCTGCCTACCTGCTGCAGAGCTGCCCGCGCTGCAGACGGAccacctccagctccagtcTGCCGTCCAGACTCAGAGCGCCGATGGGGACCACCGCACTCCTGAACGCCACCGTGGCTGGGATCAGAGCTGCCGGGCAAGGTGGCGGAACCATTGGTGGGAGGCTGGTGCTGAGCAGGAGCGGCTTCTCACTAGGGAGACTTGGAGGCGTGAGACAGAACAGTCTGTTTCACTCACGCAGCATGGGAGGGGGCCTGGCAGGGAGCAGGGAAGaaggaacaggaagtggagcagagagaggaagtgGTGGAGGATTTCTGGGATTAGGAAGTCGACAGGATAATGAGGAGACAAGAGGAGTGCTGGAGggagaaggtgatgatgatgaggaggaggaggaggaggagcagctggaggaggtcaGGAGGAGAGAGGCCAGAGACAGAGGGGGAGAGACAGAGCAAGACGGAGAAGCGGCTGGAGAAGCAAGAGAGGGAGAGCGGGATCGGCCTCCATCTTACCAGGATGCTTTCTTCTTCCCGGTGCTCATCATCCACGGAGACGAGAGCTGCCATGCTGGTGACGCCGTGTGA
- the LOC128756400 gene encoding transmembrane protein 151A isoform X2, giving the protein MNPATQRPVQQSLASSLCRESHWKCLLLTLLMYGCFATLAWCALCRVPVLGSASLHLGTDDDAAAAAYYHDILHLESPCSSGYVYIPLAFLAMLYVVYLVECWHCFSKTAMLANAEFQEVYERVQKLQQATPCIWWKAISYHYVRRTRQVTRYRNGDAYTTTQVYHERVNTHASSSEFDYARYGVKDVSKELLDLQLHPAVRLRFTKCFSFSSARAEAAYLTQRARFFGENEGLDDYMEAREGMHLKNVDFREHILAFPDPTHQPWFSRHKVFWLASVLLLSWPLRVVSEYRTAYVHYHVEKLFGEDEDSSNGNGPAGGGRGEGTEGGTENGVHSGGVVIGLNGSSYRAISRVNTVDMTELEWHIRCNQQMVPSYSEALLMDLDNGGGTNNAAVTPVSGPPGGLNPELARPPLALPVVLNSAYLLQSCPRCRRTTSSSSLPSRLRAPMGTTALLNATVAGIRAAGQGGGTIGGRLVLSRSGFSLGRLGGVRQNSLFHSRSMGGGLAGSREEGTGSGAERGSGGGFLGLGSRQDNEETRGVLEGEGDDDEEEEEEEQLEEVRRREARDRGGETEQDGEAAGEAREGERDRPPSYQDAFFFPVLIIHGDESCHAGDAV; this is encoded by the exons ATGAACCCTGCTACA CAGCGACCAGTGCAGCAGTCTCTGGCTTCCTCCTTGTGCCGGGAGTCCCACTGGAAGTGCCTCCTACTGACCCTCCTCATGTACGGCTGCTTTGCCACGCTGGCCTGGTGTGCGCTCTGTCGCGTCCCCGTCCTGGGCTCCGCATCCCTGCACCTGGGCACTGACGATGACGCTGCAGCAGCCGCTTACTACCATGACATCCTTCACCTGGAGAGCCCCTGCTCCAGCGGCTACGTCTACATTCCGCTGGCCTTCCTGGCCATGTTGTACGTCGTCTACTTGGTGGAGTGCTGGCACTGCTTCTCAAAGACCGCCATGCTGGCGAATGCTGAGTTCCAG gaagtgtATGAGCGCGTGCAGAAGCTCCAGCAGGCCACGCCCTGTATCTGGTGGAAGGCCATCAGCTACCACTATGTGAGGAGGACCAGACAGGTGACCAGGTATCGCAACGGAGACGCTTACACAACCACACAG GTTTACCACGAACGGGTCAACACTCATGCCTCCAGCTCAGAGTTTGACTACGCCCGCTACGGAGTCAAAGACGTGTCTAAGGAGCTGCTGGACCTGCAGCTGCATCCTGCTGTCCGGCTGAGATTCACCAAATGTTTCAG cttctccAGTGCTCGAGCAGAAGCAGCCTACCTCACCCAG AGGGCGCGCTTCTTTGGTGAGAACGAAGGTTTGGACGACTACATGGAGGCCAGAGAGGGAATGCACCTGAAGAATGTGGACTTCCGTGAGCACATCCTGGCGTTCCCAGATCCAACCCACCAGCCCTGGTTTTCCCGTCACAAAGTGTTCTGGCTGGCGTCGGTCCTGCTGCTGTCCTGGCCGCTCCGTGTGGTGTCCGAGTACCGTACCGCCTACGTGCACTACCACGTGGAGAAGCTGTTCGGCGAAGACGAAGATTCCAGCAACGGCAACGGCCCAGCAGGAGGCGGGCGAGGGGAGGGTACCGAGGGTGGCACTGAGAACGGCGTCCACTCGGGTGGTGTGGTGATCGGACTGAACGGCTCCAGTTACCGGGCCATTTCCCGGGTCAACACGGTGGACATGACGGAGCTGGAGTGGCACATTCGCTGCAACCAGCAGATGGTGCCCAGTTATTCAGAGGCTCTTCTCATGGACTTGGACAATGGTGGGGGGACCAACAACGCGGCTGTCACGCCTGTCTCCGGGCCACCAGGCGGCCTGAACCCAGAGCTGGCCCGACCTCCACTGGCCCTGCCTGTGGTTCTCAACTCTGCCTACCTGCTGCAGAGCTGCCCGCGCTGCAGACGGAccacctccagctccagtcTGCCGTCCAGACTCAGAGCGCCGATGGGGACCACCGCACTCCTGAACGCCACCGTGGCTGGGATCAGAGCTGCCGGGCAAGGTGGCGGAACCATTGGTGGGAGGCTGGTGCTGAGCAGGAGCGGCTTCTCACTAGGGAGACTTGGAGGCGTGAGACAGAACAGTCTGTTTCACTCACGCAGCATGGGAGGGGGCCTGGCAGGGAGCAGGGAAGaaggaacaggaagtggagcagagagaggaagtgGTGGAGGATTTCTGGGATTAGGAAGTCGACAGGATAATGAGGAGACAAGAGGAGTGCTGGAGggagaaggtgatgatgatgaggaggaggaggaggaggagcagctggaggaggtcaGGAGGAGAGAGGCCAGAGACAGAGGGGGAGAGACAGAGCAAGACGGAGAAGCGGCTGGAGAAGCAAGAGAGGGAGAGCGGGATCGGCCTCCATCTTACCAGGATGCTTTCTTCTTCCCGGTGCTCATCATCCACGGAGACGAGAGCTGCCATGCTGGTGACGCCGTGTGA